In Deinococcus maricopensis DSM 21211, one genomic interval encodes:
- a CDS encoding S1C family serine protease, whose amino-acid sequence MRKSFTVVAVMAGLMLGATVLRDAVPITAAQSTGTTTPAAVAPLREDGARLQNEQNTIDIVRTYEPGLVLVNTEQRTTTQDPYGMFFGGGGAQEQVQTGLGSGFFVNDNGDILTNAHVVTNESTGGPADRITVQLMNSDAKYDAQVLGVAPQYDLALLRAPKLPKGAIKPIPLANSDELAVGQKAVAMGAPFGFDFSVTEGIVSSTNRRIPIGITGGITQNAIQTDAAVNPGNSGGPLLDSRGRVIGINTQIISPAGAASGTGQSAGVGFAIPINVAKNLLPRLQAAKGGVVYAPRIGIAPALAVQDRSGQYVPVSFGLSALTESARQQLKLPGKGLLVGEVTPGLPAAAAGLRGGTRTQTIGGGRVLLGGDVITAANGQPVDSVEDLQAALVNGREGDQIRLKVVRDGQAREVTVTLTAASFVQEPAR is encoded by the coding sequence ATGAGGAAGTCTTTCACTGTTGTGGCCGTGATGGCCGGGTTGATGCTGGGCGCCACGGTGCTGCGGGACGCTGTGCCGATCACCGCCGCGCAGAGCACCGGCACGACCACGCCGGCGGCGGTCGCGCCGCTCCGCGAGGACGGCGCGCGCCTGCAGAACGAACAGAACACCATCGACATCGTCCGCACGTACGAACCGGGCCTGGTGCTGGTCAACACCGAGCAGCGGACGACCACGCAGGACCCGTACGGGATGTTCTTCGGCGGGGGCGGCGCGCAGGAGCAGGTGCAGACCGGGCTCGGCAGCGGCTTTTTCGTGAACGACAACGGGGACATCCTCACGAACGCGCACGTCGTCACGAACGAGAGCACGGGCGGCCCGGCCGACCGCATCACCGTGCAGCTCATGAACAGCGACGCCAAGTACGACGCGCAGGTGCTGGGCGTCGCGCCGCAGTACGACCTGGCGCTGCTGCGCGCGCCGAAACTCCCGAAGGGCGCCATCAAGCCGATTCCGCTCGCGAACAGCGACGAGCTGGCGGTCGGGCAGAAGGCCGTGGCAATGGGCGCGCCCTTCGGGTTTGACTTCAGTGTGACCGAGGGGATCGTGAGCAGCACCAACCGCCGCATTCCCATCGGCATCACGGGCGGCATCACGCAGAACGCCATTCAGACGGACGCGGCCGTGAACCCGGGCAACAGTGGCGGGCCGCTGCTGGACTCGCGCGGGCGCGTGATCGGCATCAACACGCAGATCATCAGCCCGGCGGGCGCGGCGAGCGGCACCGGGCAGAGTGCCGGCGTGGGATTCGCCATTCCGATCAACGTCGCCAAGAACCTGCTGCCGCGCCTGCAGGCCGCGAAGGGCGGCGTGGTGTACGCGCCGCGCATCGGGATCGCGCCGGCGCTGGCCGTGCAGGACCGCAGCGGGCAGTACGTGCCGGTGTCGTTCGGCCTGAGTGCCCTGACAGAGAGTGCCCGGCAGCAGCTCAAGCTGCCCGGCAAGGGCCTGCTGGTCGGCGAGGTCACGCCGGGCCTACCCGCAGCCGCGGCGGGCCTGCGCGGTGGAACGCGCACGCAGACCATCGGCGGTGGGCGGGTGCTGCTGGGCGGCGACGTGATCACCGCCGCGAACGGCCAGCCGGTGGACAGCGTGGAGGACCTGCAGGCGGCGCTCGTGAACGGGCGCGAAGGCGACCAGATTCGCCTGAAGGTGGTGCGGGACGGGCAGGCGCGTGAGGTGACGGTGACGCTCACGGCCGCGTCGTTCGTGCAGGAACCGGCGCGGTAA
- a CDS encoding butyrate kinase, with product MIAFVINPGSTSTKLALAHIESGGDPTLPGKLLVTLTRAEVSHPDDRPPHDLARLVQDVQDATREWPTPDAVVARGGLIGPLSAGTYRVTPDLATYALSSPYGEDAANVGPALALALADARGVPAFIVDPPISDELLPEARLTGLPGIERAARFDALNARAVARRAAYEAGRRLHDARVVVAHLGARASITAFDRGRALDTSGSEGPFTPHRAGHIPAGGLLDLAYSGLDRAALDRRLYHEGGFFALTGTADLRELERRERQEHTVKLVADAFAHQVAKAIGALSAALPGRPDAIALTGGIARWESLMDRIERRVSWIAPVSIVPGELELEALAEGAGRVLLGVEAPRDWTHP from the coding sequence ATGATCGCGTTCGTGATCAACCCCGGCTCCACCAGCACCAAACTCGCGCTCGCGCACATCGAGTCCGGCGGTGACCCCACCCTGCCCGGCAAACTCCTCGTGACGCTCACGCGCGCGGAAGTGAGCCACCCCGACGACCGCCCACCCCACGACCTCGCCCGCCTCGTGCAGGACGTGCAGGACGCCACCCGCGAGTGGCCCACCCCGGACGCCGTCGTCGCCCGCGGCGGCCTGATCGGGCCGTTGAGCGCCGGCACGTACCGCGTCACGCCGGACCTCGCCACGTACGCCCTCAGCAGCCCGTACGGCGAGGACGCCGCGAACGTCGGCCCGGCCCTGGCGCTCGCGCTCGCGGACGCGCGCGGCGTGCCCGCCTTCATCGTGGACCCGCCCATTTCCGACGAACTGCTGCCCGAAGCGCGCCTCACCGGTCTGCCCGGCATCGAGCGCGCCGCGCGGTTCGACGCCCTGAACGCCCGCGCCGTCGCCCGCCGCGCGGCGTACGAGGCGGGCCGGCGGCTCCACGACGCCCGCGTCGTTGTCGCGCACCTCGGCGCGCGCGCCAGCATCACCGCCTTCGACCGGGGCCGCGCACTCGACACCAGCGGCAGCGAGGGGCCGTTCACGCCGCACCGCGCCGGTCACATTCCCGCCGGCGGCCTGCTCGACCTCGCGTACAGCGGCCTGGACCGCGCGGCCCTGGATCGCCGCCTGTACCACGAGGGCGGTTTCTTCGCCCTGACCGGCACCGCGGACCTGCGGGAACTGGAGCGCCGTGAACGCCAGGAGCACACCGTGAAGCTCGTCGCGGACGCCTTCGCGCATCAGGTCGCCAAGGCCATCGGGGCGCTCAGCGCTGCGCTGCCCGGACGTCCGGACGCCATTGCGCTCACGGGCGGCATTGCCCGCTGGGAAAGCCTGATGGACCGCATCGAGCGGCGCGTCAGCTGGATCGCGCCCGTCAGCATCGTCCCGGGCGAACTGGAGCTCGAAGCACTTGCGGAGGGTGCCGGGCGCGTCCTGTTGGGCGTGGAGGCTCCGCGCGACTGGACGCATCCGTAA
- a CDS encoding aminotransferase class IV, translated as MTRLPDAYAGSAWLHGLTAFTTVRTQAGAPLLWDAHLARLRADAAVLGLPDPAAEAEGVPDRLDALPEGRLRLTVTPDGLFWSHAPLAPVRVPRAGVTLWCSDVQVHPQLGAHKTGNYVPYLLAARAAATRGHFEALLRGERGALVDGSRTSLIVEVRGELIAAAGGLPGVTRAAFLAATGRAWRTAPVTSQDLPGVARAWIAGSGVGVLPVAAIYDDASTYTLASSWPTARHPAFHPPR; from the coding sequence ATGACGCGCCTTCCGGACGCGTACGCGGGCAGCGCGTGGCTGCACGGCCTGACGGCGTTCACCACCGTGCGCACCCAGGCGGGCGCGCCGCTGCTGTGGGACGCGCACCTCGCGCGCCTGCGCGCGGACGCCGCAGTTCTGGGTCTGCCCGACCCTGCAGCCGAGGCGGAGGGCGTCCCTGACCGGCTGGACGCCCTCCCGGAAGGTCGGCTGCGGCTCACGGTCACGCCGGATGGGCTGTTCTGGTCGCACGCGCCCCTCGCGCCCGTCCGCGTGCCGAGGGCGGGCGTCACGCTGTGGTGCTCGGACGTGCAGGTCCACCCGCAACTCGGCGCGCACAAGACCGGGAATTACGTGCCGTACCTGCTGGCCGCGCGCGCAGCGGCGACACGCGGGCACTTTGAGGCGCTGCTGCGCGGCGAGCGCGGCGCGCTCGTGGACGGCAGCCGCACCAGCCTCATCGTAGAGGTGCGCGGCGAGCTGATCGCCGCGGCGGGCGGGCTGCCGGGCGTCACACGCGCCGCGTTCCTGGCCGCCACGGGGCGCGCGTGGCGGACCGCGCCCGTCACCTCACAGGACCTGCCTGGAGTGGCGCGCGCCTGGATTGCAGGCAGCGGCGTGGGCGTGCTGCCCGTGGCGGCCATCTACGACGACGCCAGCACGTACACGCTGGCGTCGTCGTGGCCGACCGCGCGCCATCCGGCCTTTCACCCGCCGCGTTAG
- a CDS encoding aminodeoxychorismate components I/II — protein MTMTPREALLRARALGWRGVVLLESLGPVTADARYTLMSAAPRQVVSTLPERPAGSGLFPAWLGGLKYEGARDLHLPAHAASGPAQLWGLYPSGLVWDRAAGTLEVVGEAHVDWAALRRAPAAPEPTLRVGAFSADDVDFPAGVRAVQDLIRAGEVYQVNLSRGVQASAHGDPLAAYLHLRDVNPSPFMAYAELGEDEVVVSGSPERLVLWADGQVSARPIAGTRRRGDTPEEDAALEAELRHDPKEVAEHVMLVDLVRHDLGAVAASGSVRVPDLMLVERYSHVMHLVSEVVADAAPDLTVRDVLAATFPGGTITGAPKRRVMQAIRDLEPGPRGWYTGGLGVLSGARVDVNILIRTAGFTRAGEGWTVTVRSGAGVVIDSDPAAEARETMHKAQALLSVLGGLPGRPPRAPQPPVHGRAWAPPAAPDRVPARVLLLDNFDSFTHNLRHDLLALGADVDVRAHTAALEELLALGADAVLIGPGPGTPRTSGVTLPLVQACLNAGVPLLGVCLGHQALGEVLGGTVTRAGVAVHGKPEAVAHDGQGVFAGLPRPAAFTRYHSLVVRDLPADAARVTATSADGEIMGLSAAHAPAWGVQFHPESVLSAHGRALLANWLRLARRA, from the coding sequence ATGACCATGACGCCGCGTGAGGCCCTGCTGCGCGCGCGGGCGCTGGGGTGGCGCGGGGTGGTGCTGCTGGAGTCGCTCGGCCCGGTCACGGCGGACGCGCGCTACACGCTGATGAGCGCGGCGCCGCGGCAGGTCGTGTCGACCCTGCCGGAGCGCCCCGCGGGGTCCGGGCTGTTCCCGGCGTGGCTGGGCGGGTTGAAGTACGAGGGCGCGCGGGACCTGCACCTCCCGGCGCACGCGGCGAGCGGTCCGGCGCAGCTGTGGGGCCTGTACCCGAGTGGGCTGGTGTGGGACCGCGCGGCGGGAACGCTTGAGGTGGTCGGGGAGGCGCACGTGGACTGGGCAGCGCTGCGGCGCGCGCCAGCCGCGCCCGAACCGACGCTGCGCGTGGGCGCCTTCTCCGCGGACGACGTGGACTTCCCGGCGGGCGTGCGGGCCGTGCAGGACCTGATCCGCGCGGGCGAGGTGTATCAGGTGAACTTGTCGCGCGGCGTGCAGGCGAGCGCGCACGGCGACCCGCTCGCCGCGTACCTGCACCTGCGGGACGTGAACCCCAGCCCGTTCATGGCGTACGCGGAACTGGGCGAGGACGAGGTGGTGGTGTCCGGCAGCCCGGAACGCCTGGTGCTCTGGGCGGACGGTCAGGTGAGCGCCCGCCCCATTGCCGGAACGCGGCGGCGCGGGGATACGCCCGAGGAGGACGCCGCGCTCGAAGCGGAGCTGCGCCACGACCCCAAGGAGGTCGCGGAGCACGTCATGCTGGTAGACCTGGTGCGGCACGACCTGGGCGCGGTCGCGGCGAGCGGGTCGGTGCGCGTCCCGGACCTGATGCTGGTCGAACGCTACAGCCACGTGATGCACCTCGTGTCTGAGGTGGTCGCGGACGCCGCGCCGGACCTCACGGTGCGCGACGTGCTCGCGGCGACCTTCCCCGGCGGGACGATCACGGGCGCGCCAAAACGCCGCGTGATGCAGGCCATCCGGGACCTCGAGCCGGGGCCGCGCGGGTGGTACACGGGCGGACTGGGCGTTCTTTCGGGCGCTCGGGTGGACGTGAACATCCTGATCCGCACGGCCGGGTTCACGCGCGCGGGCGAAGGGTGGACGGTCACGGTGCGGTCCGGGGCGGGCGTGGTGATCGACAGCGACCCGGCGGCGGAGGCGCGCGAGACGATGCACAAGGCGCAGGCGCTCCTGAGCGTCCTGGGCGGTCTGCCGGGCCGCCCGCCGCGCGCGCCGCAGCCGCCCGTGCATGGGCGGGCGTGGGCGCCGCCCGCCGCGCCGGACCGCGTGCCCGCGCGGGTGCTGCTGCTCGACAACTTCGATTCGTTCACGCACAACCTCCGGCATGACCTGCTGGCCCTCGGCGCGGACGTGGATGTCCGCGCTCACACGGCGGCCCTGGAGGAGCTGCTGGCGCTGGGAGCAGACGCGGTGCTGATCGGGCCCGGGCCGGGCACGCCGCGCACGAGCGGCGTGACGCTGCCGCTCGTGCAGGCGTGCCTGAATGCGGGCGTGCCGCTGCTGGGCGTGTGCCTGGGTCATCAGGCGCTCGGGGAGGTGCTGGGCGGCACGGTGACGCGCGCGGGCGTGGCGGTGCACGGCAAGCCGGAAGCGGTCGCGCACGATGGTCAGGGCGTCTTTGCCGGGCTGCCCCGCCCGGCGGCGTTCACGCGGTATCACTCCCTGGTGGTGCGGGACCTTCCGGCGGACGCGGCGCGCGTGACGGCCACCAGTGCCGACGGGGAGATTATGGGCCTGAGTGCTGCGCACGCGCCCGCCTGGGGCGTGCAGTTCCACCCGGAGAGCGTCCTGAGTGCGCACGGACGAGCGCTGCTCGCGAACTGGCTGCGCCTCGCGCGCCGCGCATGA
- a CDS encoding response regulator, producing MNEGPTSPEQDAPITLLLVDDHPVVRKGTRDLLEGEPDLKVLGEAENGEDAIQKTRDLQPNVILMDVSMPGMNGIEATKRIKAEMPHVGVLVLTSYDDDAYVFALLEAGAAGYLLKNAREDELLGAVRAVAAGESALHPSVARKVLERFSTNQTPSPPEETLSPRELEVLRIAATGRTNKEIARDLDISPRTVQVHLANIFSKLGVGSRTEAVLYGIKRGWINPNELD from the coding sequence ATGAACGAAGGCCCCACCAGCCCCGAGCAGGACGCCCCCATCACGCTGCTGCTCGTCGATGATCACCCCGTCGTCCGCAAAGGCACCCGCGACCTCCTGGAGGGCGAGCCGGACCTCAAGGTGCTCGGCGAGGCCGAAAACGGCGAGGACGCCATCCAGAAAACCCGCGACCTCCAGCCGAACGTCATCCTGATGGACGTCAGCATGCCCGGCATGAACGGCATCGAAGCGACCAAACGCATCAAGGCTGAAATGCCGCACGTGGGCGTACTCGTGCTCACCAGCTACGACGACGACGCCTACGTGTTCGCGCTGCTCGAGGCGGGCGCCGCCGGGTACCTCCTCAAGAACGCCCGCGAGGACGAACTGCTCGGCGCGGTGCGCGCCGTCGCCGCCGGCGAGAGCGCCCTGCACCCCAGCGTGGCCCGCAAGGTGCTGGAGCGCTTCAGCACCAACCAGACGCCCAGCCCGCCCGAGGAGACGCTCAGCCCCCGCGAGCTGGAGGTGCTGCGCATCGCCGCGACCGGCCGCACCAACAAGGAAATCGCCCGGGACCTCGACATCAGCCCGCGCACGGTGCAGGTGCACCTCGCGAACATCTTCAGCAAGCTGGGCGTGGGCAGCCGCACCGAGGCGGTGCTGTACGGCATCAAGCGCGGGTGGATCAACCCGAACGAACTCGACTGA
- a CDS encoding HAD family hydrolase, with product MGRMTITQRHVAFDWGGVFTVGTFDGRSTGRLAEHLNLPVDAVRDSYFRHVHQLEVGTWSLPQFWTVMAGELGTTLPYADFEALYVGSIHRNAPMYDLITRLPDGVRVGLLSNNYPIISDHLRADPAWARMDALVFSNEIGMKKPDPRAFDALADAMQVPRETVAFVDDVPENIAAANASGFHGLLYHHEHHAAFARELAAWLAVPAGTLGA from the coding sequence ATGGGCCGCATGACCATCACGCAGCGGCATGTGGCCTTCGACTGGGGCGGCGTCTTCACGGTCGGAACTTTCGACGGGCGCAGCACAGGACGCCTCGCAGAGCACCTGAACCTGCCCGTGGACGCCGTCCGCGACAGTTACTTCCGGCACGTGCACCAGCTGGAAGTGGGCACCTGGAGCCTCCCGCAGTTCTGGACGGTCATGGCCGGGGAGCTCGGAACGACCCTCCCGTACGCCGACTTCGAGGCGCTGTACGTGGGCAGCATCCACCGCAACGCTCCCATGTACGACCTGATCACGCGCCTCCCGGACGGCGTACGCGTGGGCCTGCTCAGCAACAACTACCCCATCATCAGCGACCACCTCCGCGCCGACCCGGCCTGGGCGCGCATGGACGCCCTGGTGTTCAGCAACGAGATCGGCATGAAGAAACCCGACCCGCGCGCCTTCGACGCGCTCGCGGACGCCATGCAGGTCCCACGCGAGACGGTGGCCTTCGTGGACGACGTGCCCGAGAACATCGCTGCGGCGAACGCGAGCGGCTTTCACGGCCTGCTCTACCACCACGAGCACCATGCGGCGTTCGCGCGTGAACTCGCTGCGTGGCTGGCCGTGCCGGCAGGCACCCTGGGCGCCTGA
- a CDS encoding DUF3208 domain-containing protein, which yields MTTDQDPPEPSSTPRTHSAGRAAVRLLQGYVWHPRDLDMDLESYLPHELDDAYVLWDPVNPPFAFFENGEPTASQVFYQFTTLQMYDEKPDADTMHAHAQAVSEALNPLLEGTPPGVGWQLWEDLRDL from the coding sequence GTGACCACTGATCAAGACCCCCCGGAGCCGAGTTCCACGCCCCGGACCCACAGCGCGGGCCGCGCCGCGGTGCGCCTGCTGCAAGGTTACGTGTGGCACCCACGTGACCTCGACATGGACCTGGAAAGCTACCTGCCGCACGAACTGGACGACGCGTACGTCCTGTGGGACCCCGTGAACCCGCCGTTCGCGTTCTTCGAGAACGGCGAGCCGACCGCGTCGCAGGTGTTCTACCAGTTCACGACGCTGCAGATGTACGACGAGAAGCCCGACGCGGACACCATGCACGCGCACGCGCAGGCGGTCAGCGAGGCCCTGAACCCCCTGCTGGAGGGCACGCCGCCCGGCGTGGGCTGGCAGCTGTGGGAAGACCTGCGCGACCTCTGA
- a CDS encoding DJ-1/PfpI family protein codes for MTTAPDAPAHVAVLVYMGVAELDLGGMLGGVYHLAGEGRAFTVARSRMSLVGAGGLVTTPQRIFAALEPPAAVLIPGGALAGAQKAARDPLVRAFLTAQVERGIPVAAVGAGVLLLADAALLTDREVGCSADLADTVWGANPSGVRVNAVVTDGHITTAPGGLGALRATFAALRGTYPDADVDAAAARLGLETPAPA; via the coding sequence TTGACGACCGCGCCGGACGCGCCCGCCCACGTGGCCGTGCTGGTGTACATGGGCGTCGCGGAACTGGACCTGGGCGGCATGCTCGGCGGGGTGTACCACCTCGCCGGCGAAGGGCGCGCGTTCACGGTCGCGCGCTCGCGCATGAGCCTCGTCGGCGCGGGCGGCCTCGTGACCACGCCGCAGCGCATCTTCGCGGCCCTGGAGCCGCCCGCCGCCGTCCTGATTCCCGGCGGCGCCCTCGCGGGCGCGCAGAAGGCCGCCCGCGACCCCCTCGTGCGCGCCTTCCTGACTGCGCAGGTCGAGCGCGGCATTCCGGTGGCGGCCGTCGGCGCGGGCGTGCTGCTGCTCGCGGACGCCGCGCTGCTCACGGACCGCGAGGTCGGGTGCAGCGCGGACCTCGCAGACACCGTGTGGGGCGCGAACCCGTCGGGCGTGCGCGTGAACGCCGTCGTCACGGACGGGCATATCACGACCGCGCCGGGCGGTCTGGGGGCGCTGCGCGCGACGTTCGCGGCCCTGCGCGGCACCTACCCCGATGCGGACGTGGACGCCGCTGCCGCACGCCTGGGTCTGGAGACCCCCGCACCCGCATGA
- a CDS encoding MerR family transcriptional regulator: MEGLRIGQVARATGVSVRAIRHYDQLGLLMPGRADNHYRTFHAADIDRVKLIQLFLSVGFTLDEIRRWAPCFQEGSSSTTLEHPLDEVRAFYARKIADVEARMRALELLHAKLQRHVRTLGDHAHDVPVHP; encoded by the coding sequence GTGGAAGGATTACGCATCGGCCAGGTGGCCCGCGCGACGGGCGTCAGTGTCCGCGCCATCCGGCATTACGACCAGCTGGGCCTGCTCATGCCGGGCCGCGCCGACAACCACTACCGGACCTTCCACGCCGCCGACATCGACCGCGTGAAGCTCATTCAGCTGTTCCTGAGCGTCGGCTTCACCCTCGACGAGATTCGCCGCTGGGCGCCCTGTTTCCAGGAGGGAAGCTCGTCCACCACGCTCGAACACCCGCTCGACGAGGTCCGCGCGTTCTACGCCCGCAAAATCGCGGACGTCGAGGCGCGCATGCGGGCGCTGGAACTGCTGCACGCGAAACTGCAGCGGCACGTCCGCACGCTGGGCGATCACGCGCACGACGTCCCCGTCCACCCGTAA
- a CDS encoding MBL fold metallo-hydrolase, giving the protein MHLQLIRNATLRLSYAGQTLLIDPWLAPRHAVRSFGGRSRNPTVDLLMPVDAVLGGVDLTLVSHLHPDHFDTDPVRLPLDGPLLAPPAEAAALRTLGFTDVLTLEDAVTWRGLHITRTPGAHGTGTARAAMGEVSGFVFRADGEPTVYWAGDTIWNDDVARTIEQHAPDVIVVHAAGAQYEGTLIIMDAEQALAVCAAAPRAVVVATHLEAVDHATVTRADLRAAAARAGLADRLLVPEDGETLSLPAQAVTG; this is encoded by the coding sequence ATGCACCTGCAGCTGATCCGCAACGCCACCCTTCGCCTGTCGTACGCCGGCCAGACCCTCCTGATCGACCCGTGGCTCGCGCCGCGCCACGCGGTCCGCAGCTTCGGCGGGCGCAGCCGCAACCCCACCGTGGACCTGCTCATGCCCGTGGACGCCGTGCTCGGCGGCGTGGACCTGACGCTCGTGTCGCACCTGCATCCCGACCACTTCGACACGGACCCTGTCCGCCTTCCCCTGGACGGGCCGCTGCTCGCCCCGCCCGCCGAGGCGGCCGCGTTGCGCACCCTCGGGTTCACGGACGTCCTCACCCTGGAGGACGCCGTCACGTGGCGTGGCCTCCACATCACCCGCACGCCCGGCGCGCACGGCACCGGCACCGCCCGCGCCGCCATGGGCGAGGTGAGCGGCTTCGTGTTCCGCGCCGACGGCGAACCGACCGTGTACTGGGCGGGCGACACCATCTGGAATGATGACGTCGCCCGCACCATCGAGCAGCACGCGCCCGACGTGATCGTCGTGCACGCCGCCGGCGCGCAGTACGAGGGGACACTCATCATCATGGACGCCGAGCAGGCGCTCGCCGTGTGCGCCGCCGCGCCGCGCGCCGTGGTGGTCGCCACGCACCTGGAGGCCGTGGACCACGCCACCGTCACCCGCGCGGATCTGCGCGCCGCCGCGGCCCGCGCCGGCCTCGCAGACCGCCTCCTCGTCCCGGAGGACGGGGAGACGCTGTCCCTGCCTGCTCAGGCCGTTACAGGCTGA
- the holA gene encoding DNA polymerase III subunit delta — translation MLLGFTGNHFLAEERAREVLSARGVAWRDVPRVSGDDVRTDALAPLLVPSLFGEATVLVDLEGVKVTKDLTDLLARADATVAVLDPNGPATRVKLYEKHGEHHASPAPTKPGEVAGWVAGRARALRLKLDRDAAMYLAEVFSADLAGIVAELNKLAFLDVPTLTRDVVTRVVGREAPGDSFAMLGAATAGRPGEAAGQLRRLLASGEDPFKLMGAVVWQYSLVARCVALLQEGGAVNEHTAASRLGVKPYPAKKALEVARRLNEGKIRAHLRRIQDADQAMKSGQDPASTLERLLVSLSL, via the coding sequence ATGCTGCTGGGGTTCACGGGCAATCATTTTCTCGCGGAGGAGCGCGCCCGCGAGGTGCTGTCAGCGCGCGGCGTGGCGTGGCGGGACGTGCCGCGCGTCAGCGGCGACGACGTCCGGACCGACGCGCTCGCGCCGCTGCTGGTGCCGTCCCTGTTCGGGGAGGCCACGGTCCTCGTGGACCTGGAGGGCGTGAAGGTCACGAAGGACCTCACGGACCTGCTCGCGCGTGCCGACGCGACCGTCGCGGTCCTCGACCCGAACGGCCCGGCCACGCGCGTGAAGCTGTACGAGAAGCACGGTGAGCACCACGCCTCCCCCGCCCCCACGAAACCGGGCGAGGTGGCGGGGTGGGTGGCGGGCCGCGCGCGCGCCCTGCGCCTGAAACTCGACCGGGACGCCGCCATGTACCTCGCGGAGGTGTTCAGCGCGGACCTGGCGGGCATCGTCGCGGAGCTGAACAAGCTCGCGTTCCTGGACGTACCCACCCTGACGCGTGACGTGGTCACGCGCGTTGTGGGCCGTGAAGCGCCTGGGGACAGTTTCGCGATGCTGGGCGCCGCCACGGCCGGCCGCCCGGGCGAGGCGGCCGGGCAGTTGCGGCGCCTGCTGGCGAGCGGCGAGGACCCCTTCAAGCTGATGGGGGCGGTCGTGTGGCAGTACAGCCTGGTGGCGCGCTGCGTGGCGCTGCTGCAGGAGGGCGGCGCCGTGAACGAGCACACGGCGGCGTCCCGGCTGGGCGTGAAGCCGTACCCTGCCAAAAAGGCCCTGGAGGTCGCGCGCCGCCTGAACGAGGGGAAGATCCGCGCGCACCTGCGCCGCATTCAGGACGCCGACCAGGCGATGAAGAGCGGGCAGGACCCGGCGAGCACGCTGGAGCGCCTGCTGGTATCGCTCAGCCTGTAA
- a CDS encoding serine/threonine-protein kinase codes for MTVSAAPLRVRTPHVITEKFGMRVERARWEGRWVIVKTISHDHPDVIRRFHREGEIAARLAHPNIVPLLAHTRTQLVYQFVDGPTLRDHLRGRRAPPREAFRLFRGVMSAIAYAHARGIMHLDLKPENVMLEDGRAVVTDFGMSHDTALTRITSMGERMGTPHYMAPEQYKGVRDDPRSDLYAVTVMLFEALAGVPPHPDPLGWLSGTNLERLPLPGPPALHPLMECGLARDPEGRPPSAMSMLIELERAEEHLQS; via the coding sequence ATGACGGTCTCGGCGGCTCCCCTTCGTGTTCGCACTCCGCACGTCATCACGGAGAAGTTCGGCATGCGCGTCGAGCGTGCCCGCTGGGAGGGCCGCTGGGTGATCGTGAAGACCATCTCCCACGACCACCCGGACGTGATCCGCCGCTTCCACCGCGAGGGGGAGATTGCCGCGCGCCTCGCGCACCCGAACATCGTGCCGCTGCTCGCGCACACGCGCACGCAGCTCGTGTACCAGTTTGTGGACGGCCCGACCCTGCGCGATCACCTGCGCGGACGGCGCGCCCCGCCCCGCGAGGCGTTCCGGCTGTTCCGCGGCGTCATGAGCGCCATCGCGTACGCGCACGCGCGCGGCATCATGCACCTCGACCTGAAACCGGAAAACGTCATGCTGGAGGACGGGCGCGCGGTCGTCACGGACTTCGGCATGTCGCACGACACGGCGCTCACGCGCATCACGTCCATGGGCGAACGCATGGGCACGCCGCACTACATGGCGCCCGAACAGTACAAGGGCGTGCGCGACGACCCTCGCAGCGACCTGTACGCCGTGACGGTCATGCTGTTCGAGGCGCTCGCGGGCGTCCCACCGCACCCGGATCCGCTCGGGTGGCTGAGCGGCACGAACCTGGAGCGGCTCCCGCTGCCCGGCCCGCCCGCCCTGCACCCCCTGATGGAGTGCGGACTCGCGCGCGACCCGGAGGGGCGCCCGCCGAGCGCCATGAGCATGCTGATCGAACTGGAACGCGCCGAGGAGCACCTGCAGAGCTGA